One Triticum dicoccoides isolate Atlit2015 ecotype Zavitan chromosome 4B, WEW_v2.0, whole genome shotgun sequence genomic window carries:
- the LOC119294708 gene encoding uncharacterized protein LOC119294708 — protein sequence MGTCVSRPSACVGKPSTPRSGDAARAPSRRRRRRGAKGRRKAPSRAASMETIQEAEGPPDPSAAAAASASGDCRTYSNPAFQVTGSMEEAWYDSFAISESDGEDDFHSVQDDAFSLNGFENEAALGTRDANGGSFNGAEHPHRKPRSSELPKGHLENGARPSASHEDGASVSGGASPSSGGILDNCGLLPNNCLPCMASAVGVNEKKRALSTSPTHSMKMPSLKLSFKKKSGEANPSSTLLSTKDFLERPIAGSQVQLCLLEKKVLNSWSHIDPGTFRVRGSNYLRDKKKELAQNCAAYYPFGVDVYLSPQKLHHISRFVKLPDIQTSSKLPPLLVVNVQVPLYPASLFQNETDGEGMSFVLYFRLSEGYSKELSPLFIENIRRLVDDDVEKIKGFPMETSISFRERLKILGRVANLEDLPLSAAERKLMHAYNEKPVLSRPQHQFFLGDNYFEVDIDMHRFGYISRKGFETFLDRLKICMLDVGLTIQGNKPEELPEQVLCCVRLNGIDYAKYQPLMTNGA from the exons ATGGGCACGTGCGTGTCGCGGCCCAGCGCGTGCGTGGGGAAGCCCAGCACGCCGCGCTCCGGCGACGCGGCGCGGGCCCCCTCGCGCAGGCGCCGCCGCCGCGGGGCCAAGGGCCGCAGGAAGgcgccctcccgcgccgcctccaTGGAGACCATCCAGGAGGCCGAGGGCCCCCCcgacccctccgccgccgccgccgcatcggcCTCCGGTGACTGCCGGACCTACAGCAACCCGGCCTTCCAAG TCACCGGGAGCATGGAGGAGGCCTGGTACGACTCCTTCGCCATCAGCGAGTCAGACGGCGAGGACGATTTCCACAGCGTGCAAGACG ATGCCTTTTCACTCAACGGCTTCGAGAACGAAGCGGCATTGGGTACGAGGGACGCCAATGGCGGGAGCTTCAATGGAGCTGAACACCCCCATAGGAAGCCAAGGTCCAGTGAGCTGCCGAAGGGGCATTTGGAGAACGGTGCGAGGCCCTCTGCTAGCCATGAGGATGGGGCGAGTGTTTCAGGCGGTGCTAGCCCAAGTAGTGGAGGGATACTGGACAATTGCGGTCTCCTGCCAAATAACTGTTTGCCATGTATGGCCTCTGCTGTTGGTGTGAATGAGAAGAAGAGGGCGCTTTCCACAAGCCCGACTCATTCGATGAAGATGCCTTCGTTGAAGCTCTCGTTCAAGAAGAAGTCTGGGGAAGCCAACCCGTCGTCCACACTGT TGTCTACAAAGGATTTCCTTGAAAGGCCTATAGCAGGTTCTCAAGTACAGTTATGTTTGCTGGAAAAGAAAGTGCTGAATAGCTGGTCTCATATTGATCCTGGTACATTCAGAGTCCGGGGATCTAACTATCTTAG GGATAAAAAGAAAGAGCTTGCTCAAAATTGTGCGGCGTACTATCCATTTGGAGTTGATGTATACTTGTCGCCGCAAAAACTCCATCATATATCTCGATTTGTCAAGCTTCCTGATATTCAAACCTCCAGCAAACTCCCACCTCTTTTGGTGGTCAATGTACAG GTTCCACTATATCCTGCTTCACTCTTTCAGAATGAAACCGATGGGGAAGGCATGAGCTTTGTTTTGTATTTTAGGCTTTCCGAAGGTTACTCAAAAGAGCTTTCACCCTTATTCATAGAGAATATCAGA AGGTTGGTTGATGATGATGTAGAAAAAATAAAAGGATTTCCTATGGAAACAAGTATATCATTTCGGGAACGGCTGAAGATACTTGGACGGGTGGCTAATCTGGAGGACCTTCCTTTAAGTGCCGCGGAGAGGAAGCTAATGCATGCATACAACGAGAAGCCTGTGCTTTCTAGACCTCAGCATCAGTTTTTCCTG GGTGATAACTACTTTGAGGTTGACATTGACATGCATAGATTTGGCTACATCTCAAGGAAAGGTTTCGAGACATTCCTGGACAGGCTAAAAATATGCATGCTAGATGTTGGGCTAACCATCCAG GGAAACAAACCCGAAGAATTGCCTGAGCAGGTCTTGTGCTGTGTTAGGTTGAACGGGATAGATTATGCAAAGTATCAGCCACTGATGACAAACGGTGCCTGA